The following proteins are co-located in the Bacteroidetes Order II. bacterium genome:
- a CDS encoding PD40 domain-containing protein: MQKTLSITTWWLGMLLCIQCLPAQSVVSDEEAIRMVWEQYRLAWLKNDPAGVMAPFEEEARISPDGLVPIKGFADIQAYWFPQDGSETHIHGFDLDVISVKVEQNMAFTTQKTRLDWTYLKDGNTVARIQSGWASAVLRRQSNGTWKIWRLQWTNYAVFLGAVPELLAPAINSPDPEFASALSPDGRWLFFNRTSPDRSRFYWLTSEKNNTGWGEARLFPHNDTTFMDIDPIFSPDGRAVIFSSNRPMKGNEKKDFDLWQSTLRNGQWSPPKPVSSVLNSKDDEIYSTLTRDGVLYFSRFVGNKAQIYRSVFRNGRYQPPEGVTIPGTEAVSIINPAISPDGTWLVFASGGLTGKGSGDLYATKQIGPNRWSSFVNLSRINSTYADFAPSFSPDGKTLFFTSERPGLVKDFPKDKRRPGDLYQISFSALLPDLGQE, encoded by the coding sequence ATGCAAAAGACCCTTTCGATAACCACTTGGTGGTTGGGGATGCTGCTTTGCATCCAATGTTTGCCTGCGCAATCCGTCGTATCCGATGAAGAAGCCATTCGGATGGTGTGGGAGCAATACCGACTGGCATGGTTGAAAAATGATCCGGCAGGCGTTATGGCACCTTTCGAGGAAGAGGCGCGCATCTCGCCAGATGGCCTTGTACCCATAAAGGGCTTCGCCGATATTCAGGCATATTGGTTCCCCCAAGACGGTTCCGAGACCCACATTCATGGTTTTGATCTTGACGTAATCTCGGTTAAGGTAGAGCAAAATATGGCTTTTACCACGCAAAAAACACGCTTAGACTGGACGTATTTGAAGGATGGAAACACGGTCGCTCGGATACAGTCTGGATGGGCATCTGCGGTTTTACGGCGACAAAGCAATGGAACTTGGAAGATTTGGCGGTTACAATGGACGAACTATGCGGTGTTTCTGGGTGCTGTGCCTGAATTACTGGCGCCTGCCATCAATAGCCCCGACCCGGAATTTGCAAGCGCACTCTCTCCAGATGGCCGCTGGCTCTTTTTTAACCGAACCTCTCCAGACCGTAGTCGTTTTTATTGGCTAACTTCCGAAAAAAACAATACAGGATGGGGCGAAGCACGTCTTTTCCCACACAACGACACCACCTTTATGGACATAGATCCCATTTTCTCGCCCGATGGCCGTGCCGTCATTTTTTCGTCTAATCGGCCGATGAAAGGAAACGAGAAAAAAGACTTTGACCTCTGGCAATCTACATTGCGAAATGGGCAATGGAGTCCTCCTAAACCTGTATCGTCCGTTCTGAATAGCAAAGACGACGAGATTTATTCTACCCTGACCCGCGACGGTGTCCTCTATTTTTCGAGGTTTGTGGGCAATAAAGCCCAGATTTACCGATCGGTTTTCCGAAATGGACGTTATCAGCCGCCAGAGGGAGTCACCATTCCCGGTACGGAAGCCGTCTCTATCATCAATCCTGCCATTTCCCCCGATGGAACGTGGTTGGTCTTTGCTTCGGGTGGCTTAACAGGAAAAGGCAGTGGAGATCTGTATGCAACCAAGCAAATCGGGCCAAATCGCTGGTCGTCATTTGTCAATCTTTCGCGTATCAACTCCACGTATGCCGATTTTGCGCCCTCTTTCTCGCCCGATGGAAAAACACTGTTTTTTACGTCCGAAAGGCCGGGTCTGGTGAAAGATTTTCCAAAAGATAAACGACGGCCCGGAGACTTGTACCAAATTTCCTTTAGTGCATTACTTCCGGACCTTGGCCAAGAGTAA
- a CDS encoding MoxR family ATPase gives MTPADLQQFLHNLIDQDLHLSVMIWGAPGIGKSSIVAQVAEVHQLPLIDVRLSQLAPTDLRGLPVAENGVSRWYPPEFLPRDGAGILFLDELNLAPPIMQGMAQQLILDRKVGSYEVPEDWFIWAAGNRKEDRAAIFDMPTPLANRFLHIEVRVDFESFKRFAFSGGIHEQVLAFLAFRTELLHKMDTVRPAWPSPRSWEMASRLHQAGLSVIPAVGEAAGAEFTAFVRLYETLPDIDAIIRGNGQEWVFPTEASARYATVIGLVVRAKNAEQGYHAFSWLAEQAGAEWLQLFATDLIRAFRQRELLGELAQLVQKDVRLQQAMRAYIGLVGR, from the coding sequence ATGACACCCGCAGACCTCCAGCAATTTTTACACAACCTTATTGACCAAGACCTCCATCTGAGTGTCATGATTTGGGGTGCTCCTGGCATCGGAAAGTCTAGTATTGTAGCACAAGTTGCGGAAGTGCATCAACTTCCCCTAATAGATGTCCGCCTTAGCCAATTGGCTCCGACTGACTTGCGCGGTCTCCCTGTTGCCGAAAACGGCGTTTCGCGGTGGTACCCACCAGAATTCCTGCCACGCGATGGAGCTGGTATCTTGTTCTTGGACGAATTAAATTTGGCGCCGCCCATTATGCAGGGTATGGCACAACAATTGATTTTGGATAGGAAAGTAGGGAGCTACGAGGTTCCGGAGGACTGGTTTATTTGGGCTGCCGGCAACCGAAAAGAAGACCGCGCCGCCATTTTTGATATGCCCACCCCGCTGGCTAATCGGTTTTTGCACATCGAGGTGCGGGTAGATTTTGAATCTTTCAAGCGGTTTGCATTTTCTGGCGGAATCCATGAGCAGGTTTTGGCCTTTTTAGCCTTCCGTACGGAATTACTTCACAAAATGGATACCGTGCGTCCGGCGTGGCCCTCACCGCGTTCATGGGAGATGGCCAGCCGTTTGCACCAAGCCGGATTGTCCGTGATCCCTGCTGTTGGAGAAGCCGCCGGAGCCGAGTTTACCGCTTTTGTACGCCTCTACGAAACCTTGCCGGATATTGATGCCATTATTCGAGGCAATGGTCAAGAATGGGTGTTTCCGACGGAGGCTTCCGCTCGATATGCGACGGTGATTGGCTTGGTGGTTCGGGCTAAAAATGCCGAACAGGGCTATCATGCATTTTCCTGGTTGGCAGAACAGGCTGGAGCAGAATGGCTGCAACTCTTTGCTACCGATCTGATCCGGGCATTCCGGCAGCGGGAGTTGTTAGGAGAATTGGCTCAATTGGTGCAAAAAGACGTGCGGCTACAACAAGCCATGCGTGCTTATATAGGGCTCGTGGGGCGCTAA